One part of the Prionailurus bengalensis isolate Pbe53 chromosome B2, Fcat_Pben_1.1_paternal_pri, whole genome shotgun sequence genome encodes these proteins:
- the SLC17A3 gene encoding sodium-dependent phosphate transport protein 4 isoform X3 has protein sequence MATMTELSPTAGKTKHSQDTRVDESLVPKKVLSFRSTRYGIAFITHFCNFILMAQYAAINISMVAMVNGTNHQSQFNGSTESLPLDALGGSDDAPNSLPAEGSIFGGQHALWERWGPPRERSRLCTLALSGMMLGTFTIILLGGIISQTLGWPFVFYIFGGIGCVYCLLWFVLVYDDPASHPWISVTEKEYIVSSLAQQVSPHKQPLPFKAMLRSLPLHAICLCSFSHQWLITILIVYMPTYISSVFNINIRDNGFLSAFPFIISWVTGILGGQLADFLLTKNFRLVTVRKIATFLGNFPSSVLLVALPYLTPDYVTTMTFLIVSCGLTPFCQSGIYINTLDIAPRHSSFLMGVSREFGYTATILAPTISGFLLSQDPEFGWRNVFLLLFAINLSGLIFYLIFGDAVVQDWAKDRKLTRL, from the exons ATGGCCACCATGACAGAATTGAGTCCCACAGCAGGGAAGACTAAACACTCCCAAGATACACGAGTGGATGAGAGTCTCGTTCCCAAGAAAG TTCTAAGCTTCCGCTCCACTCGCTATGGAATAGCCTTTATCACACACTTCTGCAATTTTATACTGATGGCACAGTATGCTGCCATCAACATCAGCATGGTGGCCATGGTCAACGGCACAAACCATCAGTCCCAGTTTAATGGCTCCACCGAGAGTCTGCCTCTTGACGCACTTGGTGGCTCAGATGATGCGCCAAACAGTCTTCCAGCAGAG GGCTCGATATTTGGGGGCCAGCACGCGCTTTGGGAGAGATGGGGTCCTCCACGTGAACGAAGCCGCCTCTGCACCCTCGCTCTATCAG GAATGATGCTGGGAACCTTCACCATCATCCTCCTGGGTGGCATCATCAGCCAAACCCTCGGGTGGCcttttgtcttctatatctttG GAGGCATTGGCTGCGTCTACTGCCTTCTCTGGTTTGTTCTGGTGTATGATGACCCCGCCTCTCACCCATGGATAAGCGTCACAGAAAAGGAGTATATCGTATCTTCCTTGGCCCAACAG GTCAGCCCTCATAAGCAGCCTCTTCCGTTCAAGGCCATGCTCAGGTCTCTACCCCTGCATGCCATTTGTCTGTGCAGTTTCAGCCATCAGTGGCTGATCACCATACTGATTGTATACATGCCAACTTACATCAGCTCGGTGTTCAACATTAATATCAGAGAC AATGGGTTCCTGTCTGCCtttccttttatcatttcctGGGTCACTGGTATCCTGGGAGGCCAACTGGCAGATTTCCTCCTGACCAAGAATTTTAGGCTCGTTACCGTGAGGAAAATTGCCACATTTCTTG GAAATTTCCCCTCCTCAGTGCTCCTCGTGGCTCTGCCCTACCTCACCCCTGACTACGTCACCACAATGACCTTCCTCATAGTCTCATGTGGGTTAACCCCCTTCTGTCAGTCAGGAATCTATATCAACACCTTAGACATTGCTCCGAG GCATTCCAGTTTTCTCATGGGAGTCTCAAGGGAATTCGGATACACAGCAACTATCCTGGCACCCACCATCAGCGGGTTTCTCCTCAGTCAG GATCCCGAATTTGGATGGAGAAatgtctttctgttgttgtttgcCATTAACCTATCAGGATTGATCTTCTACCTTATATTTGGAGATGCAGTTGTCCAAGACTGGGCTAAGGACAGGAAACTCACTCGTTTATGA
- the SLC17A3 gene encoding sodium-dependent phosphate transport protein 4 isoform X1, whose protein sequence is MATMTELSPTAGKTKHSQDTRVDESLVPKKVLSFRSTRYGIAFITHFCNFILMAQYAAINISMVAMVNGTNHQSQFNGSTESLPLDALGGSDDAPNSLPAEAPVYDWSPQIQGIIFGSVNYGMMLTTAPSGYLAGRIGTKRVVGVSLVVSSLLIIFTPLAADLGLAFLIATRIVQGLAQGSIFGGQHALWERWGPPRERSRLCTLALSGMMLGTFTIILLGGIISQTLGWPFVFYIFGGIGCVYCLLWFVLVYDDPASHPWISVTEKEYIVSSLAQQVSPHKQPLPFKAMLRSLPLHAICLCSFSHQWLITILIVYMPTYISSVFNINIRDNGFLSAFPFIISWVTGILGGQLADFLLTKNFRLVTVRKIATFLGNFPSSVLLVALPYLTPDYVTTMTFLIVSCGLTPFCQSGIYINTLDIAPRHSSFLMGVSREFGYTATILAPTISGFLLSQDPEFGWRNVFLLLFAINLSGLIFYLIFGDAVVQDWAKDRKLTRL, encoded by the exons ATGGCCACCATGACAGAATTGAGTCCCACAGCAGGGAAGACTAAACACTCCCAAGATACACGAGTGGATGAGAGTCTCGTTCCCAAGAAAG TTCTAAGCTTCCGCTCCACTCGCTATGGAATAGCCTTTATCACACACTTCTGCAATTTTATACTGATGGCACAGTATGCTGCCATCAACATCAGCATGGTGGCCATGGTCAACGGCACAAACCATCAGTCCCAGTTTAATGGCTCCACCGAGAGTCTGCCTCTTGACGCACTTGGTGGCTCAGATGATGCGCCAAACAGTCTTCCAGCAGAG GCCCCTGTGTATGACTGGAGCCCTCAAATCCAAGGCATCATTTTTGGTTCTGTCAACTATGGCATGATGCTGACAACGGCTCCCAGCGGGTACCTGGCTGGAAGAATAGGAACAAAGCGTGTGGTTGGCGTTTCTTTGGTTGTATCCTCCCTTCTCATTATCTTCACCCCGCTGGCGGCTGACCTGGGGCTAGCCTTCCTCATTGCAACTCGAAtagtccagggcctggcccag GGCTCGATATTTGGGGGCCAGCACGCGCTTTGGGAGAGATGGGGTCCTCCACGTGAACGAAGCCGCCTCTGCACCCTCGCTCTATCAG GAATGATGCTGGGAACCTTCACCATCATCCTCCTGGGTGGCATCATCAGCCAAACCCTCGGGTGGCcttttgtcttctatatctttG GAGGCATTGGCTGCGTCTACTGCCTTCTCTGGTTTGTTCTGGTGTATGATGACCCCGCCTCTCACCCATGGATAAGCGTCACAGAAAAGGAGTATATCGTATCTTCCTTGGCCCAACAG GTCAGCCCTCATAAGCAGCCTCTTCCGTTCAAGGCCATGCTCAGGTCTCTACCCCTGCATGCCATTTGTCTGTGCAGTTTCAGCCATCAGTGGCTGATCACCATACTGATTGTATACATGCCAACTTACATCAGCTCGGTGTTCAACATTAATATCAGAGAC AATGGGTTCCTGTCTGCCtttccttttatcatttcctGGGTCACTGGTATCCTGGGAGGCCAACTGGCAGATTTCCTCCTGACCAAGAATTTTAGGCTCGTTACCGTGAGGAAAATTGCCACATTTCTTG GAAATTTCCCCTCCTCAGTGCTCCTCGTGGCTCTGCCCTACCTCACCCCTGACTACGTCACCACAATGACCTTCCTCATAGTCTCATGTGGGTTAACCCCCTTCTGTCAGTCAGGAATCTATATCAACACCTTAGACATTGCTCCGAG GCATTCCAGTTTTCTCATGGGAGTCTCAAGGGAATTCGGATACACAGCAACTATCCTGGCACCCACCATCAGCGGGTTTCTCCTCAGTCAG GATCCCGAATTTGGATGGAGAAatgtctttctgttgttgtttgcCATTAACCTATCAGGATTGATCTTCTACCTTATATTTGGAGATGCAGTTGTCCAAGACTGGGCTAAGGACAGGAAACTCACTCGTTTATGA
- the SLC17A3 gene encoding sodium-dependent phosphate transport protein 4 isoform X2 translates to MATMTELSPTAGKTKHSQDTRVDESLVPKKVLSFRSTRYGIAFITHFCNFILMAQYAAINISMVAMVNGTNHQSQFNGSTESLPLDALGGSDDAPNSLPAEAPVYDWSPQIQGIIFGSVNYGMMLTTAPSGYLAGRIGTKRVVGVSLVVSSLLIIFTPLAADLGLAFLIATRIVQGLAQGSIFGGQHALWERWGPPRERSRLCTLALSGMMLGTFTIILLGGIISQTLGWPFVFYIFGGIGCVYCLLWFVLVYDDPASHPWISVTEKEYIVSSLAQQNGFLSAFPFIISWVTGILGGQLADFLLTKNFRLVTVRKIATFLGNFPSSVLLVALPYLTPDYVTTMTFLIVSCGLTPFCQSGIYINTLDIAPRHSSFLMGVSREFGYTATILAPTISGFLLSQDPEFGWRNVFLLLFAINLSGLIFYLIFGDAVVQDWAKDRKLTRL, encoded by the exons ATGGCCACCATGACAGAATTGAGTCCCACAGCAGGGAAGACTAAACACTCCCAAGATACACGAGTGGATGAGAGTCTCGTTCCCAAGAAAG TTCTAAGCTTCCGCTCCACTCGCTATGGAATAGCCTTTATCACACACTTCTGCAATTTTATACTGATGGCACAGTATGCTGCCATCAACATCAGCATGGTGGCCATGGTCAACGGCACAAACCATCAGTCCCAGTTTAATGGCTCCACCGAGAGTCTGCCTCTTGACGCACTTGGTGGCTCAGATGATGCGCCAAACAGTCTTCCAGCAGAG GCCCCTGTGTATGACTGGAGCCCTCAAATCCAAGGCATCATTTTTGGTTCTGTCAACTATGGCATGATGCTGACAACGGCTCCCAGCGGGTACCTGGCTGGAAGAATAGGAACAAAGCGTGTGGTTGGCGTTTCTTTGGTTGTATCCTCCCTTCTCATTATCTTCACCCCGCTGGCGGCTGACCTGGGGCTAGCCTTCCTCATTGCAACTCGAAtagtccagggcctggcccag GGCTCGATATTTGGGGGCCAGCACGCGCTTTGGGAGAGATGGGGTCCTCCACGTGAACGAAGCCGCCTCTGCACCCTCGCTCTATCAG GAATGATGCTGGGAACCTTCACCATCATCCTCCTGGGTGGCATCATCAGCCAAACCCTCGGGTGGCcttttgtcttctatatctttG GAGGCATTGGCTGCGTCTACTGCCTTCTCTGGTTTGTTCTGGTGTATGATGACCCCGCCTCTCACCCATGGATAAGCGTCACAGAAAAGGAGTATATCGTATCTTCCTTGGCCCAACAG AATGGGTTCCTGTCTGCCtttccttttatcatttcctGGGTCACTGGTATCCTGGGAGGCCAACTGGCAGATTTCCTCCTGACCAAGAATTTTAGGCTCGTTACCGTGAGGAAAATTGCCACATTTCTTG GAAATTTCCCCTCCTCAGTGCTCCTCGTGGCTCTGCCCTACCTCACCCCTGACTACGTCACCACAATGACCTTCCTCATAGTCTCATGTGGGTTAACCCCCTTCTGTCAGTCAGGAATCTATATCAACACCTTAGACATTGCTCCGAG GCATTCCAGTTTTCTCATGGGAGTCTCAAGGGAATTCGGATACACAGCAACTATCCTGGCACCCACCATCAGCGGGTTTCTCCTCAGTCAG GATCCCGAATTTGGATGGAGAAatgtctttctgttgttgtttgcCATTAACCTATCAGGATTGATCTTCTACCTTATATTTGGAGATGCAGTTGTCCAAGACTGGGCTAAGGACAGGAAACTCACTCGTTTATGA